The genomic segment CATGTCCGGATAGCAGCTTCTTCTGGATTCAAGGGAGACAGGAGGGTCCTATAGCTGTGACCTGTGATGGGCAGAGAAAGAAGACATTGGCATtgctttatattctttattaCTAAATTGCTTTATATTCTGTGTTACAACATGTCTCCCCAGTGTCCAGCCCAGGATCCTGACATGTTTAAGGACCATCACAGGTGTGTTTGTGCACAAGTCCAATTTAGCcagaagcaaccaatcagcagtagatagaaaataaaagcaaagcctTGATTGGCTGCCACTGACAACTGCACCTCGGCAATTTAGCACCTACGTTTATTATTAAACCTTAATCTATCTCTGGGATGTCTCCTTATTGTATAGCAACATCTCTCTGGCATCTCTCCATATTACCTACCTGCAGAGCATATCCCCAGATTACAAATTTGCAGAGCATATCTCCATATTGCAAGCATGCAGAGCATATGCCCAGATTACAAATTTACAGAGCATATCTCCATAGTGCATGCCTGCAGTGCATATCCCCAGATTACAAACTTGCAGAGCATATCGCCATATTACCTGCCTGCAGAGCATATCCCCAGATTACAAATTTGCAGAGCATATCGCCATATTACCTGCCTGCAGAGCATTTCCCCAGATTACAAACTTGCAGAGCATATCGCCATATTACCTGCCTGCAGAGCATATCCCCAGATTACAAATTTGCAGAGCATATCTCCATATTGCATGCCTGCAGAGCATATCCCCAGATTACAAATTTACAGAGCATATCTCCATATTACATGCCTGCAGAGCATATCCCCAGATTACAAATTTACAGAGCATATCTCCATATTACATGCCTGCAGAGCATATCCCCAGATTACAAATTTGCAGAGCATATCTCCATTTCGCATGCCTGCAGAGCATCTCCCCAGATAACACAATTGCAGAGCATATGTCCATATCACATGCCTGCAGAGCATATCCCCAAATTACAAACTTGCAGAGCATATCTCCATATTGCATGCCTGCAGAGCATATCCCCAGATTACAAATTTACAGAGCATATCTCCATATTACATGCCTGCAGAGCATATCCCCAGATTACAAATTTACAGAGCATATCTCCATATTACATGCCTGCAGAGCATATCCCCAGATTACAAATTTGCAGAGCATATCTCCATTTCGCATGCCTGCAGAGCATCTCTCCAGATAACACAATTGCAGAGCATATGTCCATATCACATGCCTGCAGAGCATATCCCCAAATTACAAACTTGCAGAGCATATCTCCATATTGCATGCCTGCAGAGCATATCTCTGATGTTACATACAAACCCTGCAGTTCTCACCTCTCAGTGTTCAGTGTATGAGCAGAGCTTCTGCAGAATGGCTTCCGGTCTCCTCTATGGGAGCTGAGGAGAAGCAAGAGAAATCCATTACAGTTTATTAATATCCcccccaggtccggactgagaattaaaataggccctggcatttctggtacacagaggcctaatcaacccacacagaggcccaaacagctcccaccagcccactaaatactgactttctatgggaccttatagcagcccctctggcatttgccagaacccacagattgccagtccgggcctgatccccCCATAACTATATCCCAGCAGAGGCGGCACCCCAACACAACTCCCGACCCAACAACTTACTAGTGAACTTGCTTTTCCTGCGGCAGTGAGTCAGATACACGGTGAGGCTCAGGATTACGATTATAAAAAACACCCCTCCGGCTGAAAATCCAATGACCCAAATCCAAGGGAAATCAGGCTGTTCAGTTTTCGAGGGACCTgggaaataaaggggaaatagcACTTGTTAGAGCTCTTGATGGCTTTCTCACAGCGTTGGCCTAGAGGTTGAGTGATCAGCCTTTAATGTGGGACCTCATGCTGAGAACCCTGGTTTGATTCCCTACGGCAACTCCTTGAGACCTTAGACAAAtgatatctagtataagtaattctaaaacaactggacttgctgagtaatcattggagctgtttcactactcatccgagcagcttcttcagttcaactgactggtatgggaagtccttggcatataaactcttccaccagctgttttagaattacttctactagatataccatgacctggatcaatGAAAATCTTCTAGACTCCTGGTTTCCCAGCATGCTTAGTGCACAGTAATGGCTCTCTGTAAACTACAGAGTCTCACAGGATTAAATtgctatatacataatatatatacatatatatatatatatgattctcTTTCCTGTCTCTGCCACTGGTACCATAAAGAAGAAACTGTCTCCTATTAGGTAGTGCTCCTACTATATGACTTTCTCACAAGACCCATGTAGGGCCATGAGTGTAACTATTAGTATTCCCTAAGCTGGTTGTGCCCTCTAGGAGTCAGCAACTGCCTTGAAGGATTATTGTGACAGGTGACATGCCTCATGGTGACAGGTCCTTTGGCAAAATAACTTGTCTGGGGCCACATGTTCAACCATCAGCAACTGGAGGCTACAGGTGAGAAAGCTACCAAGTATCTGTCTATTACAGCCCAGAACAGAGTATCTCTCTGCTTTGCTACAGGTGTTACAGGGGGCACAGGGCAATCACCCTCTTTTTAGCCCCTAGCTTAGTAAATCAACCCCAGCAAGTTCAGAACTCTCAATACTATCCCTGATGCCATGCTACACACTCTCTTAGGCTGGGCTGTCTCTTTTTATCTGGACAGTCTCTTACAGTTCTGGCAGAAGTCGCTCTTTTCGGAGTTCTTGCACACGCTGCATTCCATGCACTTCCCCAGATCTTGGCTGTAGGCACGTCCCTCTGGGCATTCTGGGAAAGAGACAGAGACAGGGCGTCGGTATCACTATACAGCACATACTGTAGATGTCACAGGGCTGAGATACTTTCTATTGCTATACGCTGGCAGATGCCCAGTGCCGTGACATCAGTTTATTTATAAGTGTCACATGTTAGTTAGTGATGTCACCGGACACTTTGGGCTGATGATGTCACATGCCAAGTGTGTGGGGAGACAGgtgagatatatataaatatatacagggctTGTGGGGGCACCCGGTGCTGCAGTCAGCGGTAATTAGgcctgggtgggggggggggtcatgtaACCAACGCGCTTGTTTGTTTGTAGTCCCCATGCTGACGCTCATATTGCACAGTAACACACACTGCCCTCATATAAAGGCAACACAAacctgttctttctttctttgtttttgttttgcccCAGTTACAGAGAACAAAGGTTATTTATAACCAGCAGCCGGGGAAACACATTTTCCTGCACTTTTATACAAACACCTAAAAATAACCAAAGACATAAAGCAATTCCTATTGTTCCAATACAAAGGTATGTGCCCGGCACTCAGTATAAAGGCGCCTCGGATTTCAGCCGACTCCCTGTAACAACGACACCATGCTACAGTATAGCCCGACTGCACCCCAAATAGCAGCCATCTCTTATTATCCTGTATCAGATTTGTTACTATATCAATGTCCTCTTGATAAAGGGGGAGTCCCACTGTCTAAATTCAAAGTCTGCGCAGGTCAGTGCCCCAAACAAATTAGTAGATATATTCtctgcaaatgtattttcttgaCCACTAGAGGGCTCTGTTTCACTAGTGTCTTTAGATGAGTTTTCCTCAGCAGAGCAATCATGGCTGCAGCACAATACTCTATCCGTCCATACTCTCCCCATCTAAAGGGTTAACTCAGTATGTATTTTGGCACCAGGGTTAGTTTATAAAGCAGTAGCCTTGTATATAAATCATTAGGGAGCAGATCCCATGTATTACGCTGATCATGTTCAGCCGGCACATAGCGATGCCATGACTTCAGCCCAAATGTCAGCTCTACCTGCCAAGTTCAGGTTGTGATATTTACATATTAAACTCAACAAGTGACCTCATGGCATCTGCATTATCCCATCACTGGGGAGGGGCTTGTTAGACTGAGGGGAGGGACTACATTTGAGAAATGACTCCTATGCAGCCTGTGCCAGGGCAGGTTAATGTTCTATAAATGCGCAGGACTCTGTAACTGTCACCTGATCCTGTTCCAATAGGGGGAAATACTGCAGCCTCTCCTGGCAGATAGTGGGGCTCCACAAAGCAGAAATTATATGTAGGGAGTGGGAAATAACAGGTAGTGGCCACCCTGGTGCCATTtagatatataatacattatatcattataatcggagcttattgatgtcatttctgttacggGAATCACTGAaaattattataacaaataatgtaaccccttttgtaaaatacaaagacgttagaagtcacctcggagctctataactagggatgcaccgaatccactattttggattcggccgaacccccgaatcctttgtgaaagattccgccgaataccgaatccgaaccctaatttacagatgcaaattagaggtggaaaggggaaattttttttacttccttgttttgtgacgaaaagtcacacgatttccctccgcacccctaatttgcatatgcaaaataggattcagattcggttcggccagcagaaggattcggccgaatccgaatcctgctgaaaaaggccaaatcccgaaccgaatcctggattcggtgcatccctatctttaACCTGCACAAAAGCCCTTCGTCTTCAGCCTCGtacctttatacaggtatgggatccattatccagaaacacgttatctaGAAATTCCGAATTTCGggaaggctgtctgccatagactccgttttatccaaataatgcaaattattttgaaaaaaatatttcctttttctatgtaataataaaacagtagctggtacttgatcccaactaagatataattaatccttattggaagcaaaaccagcctattgggtttatttaattttgacatgattttctattagcatgaggatccaaatgacagaaagaccctCTATCTGGAAATCCACAGGCcccgagtattctgaataacaggtcccattcctgtaggGTCCTGGAACTCCTTcttgacttataatattcttacattttaaaatataatatattattcactatatatactttgACTCCTTAAATTCCCAGTGGCCCCTAGTAAATCCATGAAAGGGCACATgaaatatttacacatttacatgATTGTTACATGAGTAATAATACCAATAAATAATGGTATGATGGATCCAGCGGTCAATAACTCTATGCAGCTTATTGTTTGCACTGGGCACCACAGGGATCCCAATGGAATTAATCCCTCAGCCTCCTTCTTTAATAAGAATGTTTTAACCTTTAATAGGTGAATGTGGTATATGTGCCATGTACCGGCACCAACATTAAATTGCAAGCTCTGTTGGTCTTTTCTGAAAGATTCTATAACCATTAAtgctctatatataaataatggtgaGAGCAGCTGTCAGGACTCCTCTCTTGCCTCTCCCTCCTGCCTCTCCAGGGTCCCTCTCAGTGTCTCATGTCTCTCCCTCTGTCTCAGTCTGTGCCCTGCAGTCTCTTTCAGTTCCCAGTGCTTCCCACTCACTCACATACCAACCTGAGGACTCACTGGGCAGTGACGTATGAGGGATTGGGAAAGGGGAGTCATGCAGGGGACAGAGACGGGGTGTTAGGAAGGAGGGTGGGAAGAGGGAGCTGTGTATTTGGCAGAGAGAAAGCCAGAGGCAGATCTCAgtagatacatttattttataaagtaatAATACATTAGGGCATTATTAGAGGATTCATCCCCCTCTTGCTTATGCCCACTGTGCCCCCCCTGGCTGCGTCTCAGCCCTTCCCCCCAACTCCTCTATGGGCACAGCTTCCGCCCCTCCTGCTCCCCAGTGAGTCACACACAGGCCTCATATTTGGGAGGTGAGATCAGGAGCTAAACTTGGAAGAGCCATGAGGTGGGGGGCGAGGGGGGATCACCCTCTTTGCACCTTCTGCATTCTTTGTAGGAACCCCATTGTAGAGGTGAAATTCAGTTTTAGTTACTTGGCAGTTTGGATGTGGATCATGTAAATAAGTATAAAGCAGATAAGGGACTGAATGGCAAACTGATGAAAGGAATGAAGTCATTTGGCCGTGTATCAGCTGCCTGCATTTAACTATAAATAAAGTTCTGtagaacagctggagggccacagctCTAATGTCTATAGCAGAACTGTACGCTACTCCCTATAACCATGTTACATATTGGGCAGCACCATTATATTGACAATTACAAGAGCTCCCCCTTCTCGTGGTGTCCCCGTATATGGAGCACAGAGCCAGAAAGATTATAAAACTGGCCATTGACGCAAACATTTCATCGTACGCGTCCCATCATTTTTCGTGAGAGGCGATCGGTCGTTTagatgatcggacaggttaaaagatttgttggctgccgataatatctatTGCTGATGTGaagatatcagtgggagactgtcactagctttgtcggacataactttcgtacgattgctgtaggggcagaacatcggctcatctgtttcttttactactttatttgatctgattggttagtggcaggtcgggagatggcaccgaacatGAAGGTAAATCTATGGCCTCCTCTAGTCTCAGTACTGCAGTACTTAAAAACTCCCTTAGCTGCTGCTGCTCCAGGTTTTACACTAAGCTCATTTACTATATTGACCACAGGTTGGACAGTGACCAAGGTAGCAACTGTAGGGGGTCAAGGAGTTACAGCTGTAGGCGGAGCTAGTTTTTAAGTTGGGCAGAAAGAATATACTAGAACCAGAGGGGAATTTGGCAATTTTAGACAGAATTATAAAGCACAAAAGCTGTGTTCTCCAGACTGGCCCTATGGGGCCCTATAGTTTCTGGGGCCCCAAAACTGATATTGAATAATCAGTATTACAAAGAGGgggcttctatataaatatatatatatttcactagtATTAGACTGGTGAATATAAAACTCCAGGGAAATATGGGTGTTTCTGCAGCAGGTAAGGCTGTAGTTGTGTACCcgcttaggaaaagctggaaaATGGGTCCCTGGAATGAACGGAGAAGAGACCAGGGTGGGCTTCTATTCCTTGCTCCATTAGGTGTTTTGCAGCTGCCTAAGCCAGAGGTAGTTAAGTAATTGGCTACAGATGAGTTGTAGTTAAAAAGAGATGTGGGACAATTTCTCAGAGCTCTTACCTCTGGATACCTCTTGGAGCTGGAGTTGGATGAGGTCCGTGGACACCTCCAAGTGCAGAAAGGTGATGTGCTTATGTGCAGTTGGGAAAATAGTGTGATTCCCCctgtgttggagagagctccaaaaggactggagaggaagagagaaacccCTGCCAGGAGACTGAGTGTCTTGAGTGAGCCCCAgaaaggattctgggacttgtgtcCTGAGGAAAGCCAATGAGGGCTAAAACCATGAGTTATGGGAACACTAGTGAGGGTGTGAAAGTGGGGCTGGTTATGCTAATGTGATTCCTTTTGtaaagccagtgggctgaagatttgtttttaatattaaaagtctccatatatatatatataatccacgtggtagccagcactcacgaataaCGGTTTAAGTTGCCTGGATGCATTATCAAAAATTCAATAAGTAACCAGCAAAGAggatccacactcacaggtcttatataaatctaaaaaaaaaatttattgctGTATGAGAGACTATAGATATCCTTGaaaaagagcacagttggtgttcgaaacatctgattttttttcaataaatcttgattttttcacaagtattcccatgcggtactatgtcactttatttaccttatttactaGCACCCTGGCAAGTTGCTAAATACgtttagggtgtgctcctccatgtgtttttctatatatatatatatatatatatatatatatatatatatatatatatatatatatacatacatacaagtatagAGACTATGGAGTGCAAAATATATGGCTGTGCCTTTAACAGATCAAGTGGCGCATTCCTTTCGGAAACGTATCACCCCTCTGCAACCAATCACAGAGGAGAAGGGGCGGGAAAATTCCAACTATGTGTGCTCAGTTATTCATTCATAAAAAAGGGGGCATACAAAGAGACTGCAGAGCCTCCCACCCCAGACTGTAGAGCATTAGAGCATCTCATCCCCCACAAACTAATTTTTGAATAGATAGTTAGCTCCCAATCCCATCCGTATATAAATGATGATACTATATttacaatctctctctctctaaacatACAATAGCTGTATATGTGACAGGGCTATGGCCACAATTGGTGTTGCGGTGCCATCGAGATGTACAATGCCAGAAACAAGGGCACTTGTACTTAGGTTGGCCATACAGTGAATGGTTGTTGTGTAACACCAGAGATGAATGAATTCTGTCTGAGGGACTGTACCCACCGGCACGCGCTTACTTGCTGAATCCAAACAGATCTGCCTAGCATATGGGAAACCAATAGATCTGTGCCAGTGATCTGCTACTGGGATCTGCTGCTGTCCAGCTGAAGATCTACTGGGAGATCAAGATCTACCCTTTGGGTACCCCTAGTATAATTTATGTGTGACCCCTAAGATCCAGGGCTCCCCTCCCTCAAAGTGTCTTCTGCTGCCCTCCCCTCGCTGACATCACACTTATTTCATCACATTTTTCTCTTCCTTCTTCCTCTTATTGCAACACCGGCTTTTATTCTGTTTGGATTTTCccattccctcctcccctctcacTTCCAAATATATCTCCCTCCCCTAGTGCCACCCCCACGGAAACAACCCCCCCATACCAGTCTCCCCAGCCCCTTCATTACAGCCCCTCATTTGCCCCGACCCCATTGCACACAGTCTCTCTTGTACCAGTGCCACCTGTAGTCAAGCTTTCTTTGCCCCAGTGGTGTCCCATGCTCACACTTTCTGAACCCCCATGATCACAGATTCTATGGTACCAGTAACCCACATGTTTACAGGGTCTGTTCCCCTAGTGATGCCCCccaggcccggattggcaatctgtgagttctggcaaatgccagaggggctgctgtaagatgccatagacagtgactgtggagtgggctggtggggggctgcttgggcctctgtgtacttgaaatgccagggcctatttttactcCAAGTCCAGACCTGATGCCCCCCATGCTCAGTTTCTGTGCCCCAATAATGCCCCCATGCTCAGTTTCTGTGCCCCAGTAATGCCCCCCATGCTCAGTTTCTGTGCCCCAGTAATGCCCCCCATGCTCAGTTTCTGTGCCCGTGATGCCCCCCATGCTCAGATTGTGCCCCAGTGATTCCCCAGTGTTGACCCCCATGCTCAGAGTTTCTTCCCCCAGTTTGCCCTCCATGCACACAGTTTTGCGCCCCAGTAATACCCCCCATGCTCAGTGATTCCCCAGGGTTGCCCCCCATGCTCAGTTTTTGTGCCCCAGTAATACCCCCATGACTGACAGAATTGGTTCTTACCTCCCTGAGAGGCGGCCGAGCTGAGGACAAGCAGGAGCAATGGGACAAATGTCCGCAGCAAGTTCCTTGGTGTCATTCTGTCTGTCCCTCAGATGGAATAATTGAAAGTGATGAGATTCTCTGGGATCCTGGTCCTGCCTGGGGCAATTCAGACGAGATTCAACTGGGGCAACTACTGCTTCTTCCTAGTTGCCACGTGTAGGGGCAAATGGTGGGATCTTATTGCCAGCCTGGCCCtggctctgtctctctctgtcttatTCCCTCTCTTGCTCCCAAGGAATAAATGAGTCACTGTCTCCCTAATCCTGGCACTGacagtctctgtgtgtgtctgtctctccTTGTCTGAAGGAATGAATGAGTCACAGGCTCCTCCCCTCCAGCTCTCTGCCCCTCCCTCTTTCCAACTTGCTCTTTAGTTTTCACTCCTTCCTTATTCTCTCTTTCCTCTTATTCCTCGTATTCTTCTTATTTTTCTTATTCCTCTTATTCTCCACTTTCACTCACTGTTATTTCTCCTTTCTTCtctcctttcttcttctctttattcttctTTCCCCCCTTTACTCTCCCTCGCGCTTCTCCCTTTCCTCTCCGGAACCAATGACTCAGTGACTGGATCCTGACAAAATTCTCACAGACTCCCCGTCTTTCCTTTATCCTTCCCCCCAGGCCAGTGACGCAGAGGATGGGGGAGGGGAGACTAAATTGTAACTAAAACCCATCCACCCCTTCTCCAATTCTCTGTGTctgccccagacccccagtctgGAGACCACCAGAGTCTAATGGAAGTCTGTAGCAGAGACTCTGTTGCTATGCATACAGACTGGGGCAGTTGCTATGCAGGATCAGGGAACATATTTGGAGGCTGATGGCTATGGAAAGAGACAGGTCTGGGTTTCATTACTGGCTGGTGCCCCTCCTGCTTCTGTACATGAAAAGAACCACAAGATCTGTAGCTCTGAGCTCACGACTAGAGGTGGGACCCCTGGCGCAAGATCATGGGGCTCTTGAACCCCTTCTTGACTTGCCAGGATTATGGGTGGGGGTAAATAAATCCATTGTGgtcagaatgttctgttatacagatagaatctcagctgccataaagcaggacaggactgctgcttacaatggggatcagataggatctgtgcagccactgggacagaatgttctgttatacagatagctagaatctcagctgccataaagcaggacaggactgctgcttacaatggggatcagataggatctgtgcagccactgggacagaatgttctgttatacagatagctagaatctcagctgccataaagcaggacaggactgttg from the Xenopus laevis strain J_2021 chromosome 9_10L, Xenopus_laevis_v10.1, whole genome shotgun sequence genome contains:
- the tnfrsf12a.L gene encoding tumor necrosis factor receptor superfamily member 12A L homeolog precursor (The RefSeq protein has 1 substitution compared to this genomic sequence), producing MTPRNLLRTFVPLLLLVLSSAASQGECPEGRAYSQDLGKCMECSVCKNSEKSDFCQNCPSKTEQPDFPWIWVIGFSAGGVFLIIVILSLTVYLTHCRRKSKFTTPIEETGSHSAEALLIH